A DNA window from Pleuronectes platessa chromosome 19, fPlePla1.1, whole genome shotgun sequence contains the following coding sequences:
- the cplx4a gene encoding complexin-4a produces MAFLIKSMIGNPLSGIGLGGGGDKEEEAAPTDPAKAAGMTREEYEEYQKQVVEEKMERDADFLHKKAERATLRVCLRDKYRLPKSEQDENMIEMAGDDVDVPEELLKMVDEDATEEEGKDSLMGQIQNLQNMDMDQLKEKASATVTELKTKAEEKCSVM; encoded by the exons ATGGCTTTCTTGATCAAGAGCATGATTGGGAACCCCCTGTCAGGAATTGGCCTCGGGGGTGGAGGTGACAAAGAAGAGGAGGCCGCCCCCACAGATCCAGCCAAAGCAGCGGGGATGACACGGGAGGAGTATGAAGAGTACCAAAAacaggtggtggaggagaa gatggagagagatgcAGATTTCTTACACAAGAAGGCAGAGAGGGCCACACTTCGGGTGTGCCTCAGAGACAAATACAGACTGCCAAAG AGTGAGCAGGACGAGAACATGATCGAGATGGCCGGGGACGACGTGGACGTGCCCGAGGAGCTGCTAAAGATGGTGGACGAGGACGccacggaggaggagggcaAGGACTCCCTCATGGGCCAGATTCAAAACTTGCAGAACATGGACATGGACCAGCTGAAGGAGAAGGCCTCGGCCACCGTCACCGAGCTCAAGACTAAAGCGGAGGAGAAGTGCTCCGTCATGTGA
- the lman1 gene encoding protein ERGIC-53: MAESSARLPGCTAPALILTFLTTLLFQRSVGDIVSGASTTEEALHRRFEYKYSFKGPHLAQTDGSIPFWIHSGNAIPSADQVRITPSLRSQKGSVWTKNPVNFEHWEAEVTFRVSGRGRMGADGLAVWFTTSQGLDGPVYGAADHWNGLGIFFDSFDNDGKKNNPSIIVVGNNGNLAYDHQNDGTTQALGTCLRDFRNKPYPVRAKITYYKKTLTVMINNGFTPDRDDYEFCTKIDNMVIPTEGFFGISAATGGLADDHDVLSFLLFRLTEPGQQPPPPESEIPKEEKDKYQEEFQNFQQELDKKKEEFQKEHPDVQGEPIEDQYESVNDREIRQVFEGQNRIHLEIKQLHRQLAMILDEQRRYVSVITDEVAKKGANVESGQVDSSNPQLSTVLSTQQEVLRNLNELKSSFHESLKQIGSAQLQGNAAGIGTYETIQHFNEIKEHLHTVKRDVDHLVQRSAQNPAEKIVKCPDPPPVPSCLSTIHFIIFIVIQSVLFFCYIMYKTQQEAAAKKFF, encoded by the exons ATGGCGGAGTCCTCAGCGCGGCTGCCGGGCTGCACCGCTCCTGCATTGATATTAACTTTCCTCACCACGTTATTATTCCAGCGCAGCGTCGGGGACATCGTCTCAGGTGCGTCCACGACGGAGGAGGCTCTTCACCGGCGCTTCGAGTACAAATACAGCTTCAAGGGTCCTCACCTGGCGCAGACCGACGGCAGTATCCCCTTCTGGATCCACTCGGGAA ATGCTATCCCCAGTGCAGACCAGGTGCGCATCACCCCGTCTCTCAGGAGCCAGAAGGGCTCCGTGTGGACGAAGAACCCAGTCAACTTCGAACACTGGGAGGCCGAGGTGACCTTCAGAGTATCTGGAAGAGGCAGGATGGGAGCGGACGGTTTG GCTGTGTGGTTCACGACATCACAAGGCCTCGACGGTCCAGTGTACGGAGCCGCCGACCACTGGAACGGACTCGGAATTTTCTTTGACTCTTTTGACAACGATGGAAAG AAAAATAACCCGTCCATAATTGTTGTGGGAAACAATGGCAACCTTGCTTATGACCACCAAAA TGACGGCACCACACAAGCCCTCGGCACATGCTTACGAGACTTCCGCAACAAACCGTATCCTGTCAGAGCCAAAATAACATACTACAAGAAGACACTGACG gtGATGATCAACAACGGTTTCACTCCAGACAGAGACGACTATGAGTTCTGCACAAAGATTGACAACATGGTCATTCCCACTGAGGGCTTCTTTGGCATTTCAGCTGCCACCGGTGGTTTAGCAG ATGACCATGATGTCTTGTCCTTCTTGTTATTCAGACTCACAGAACCAGGCCAGCAACCG CCTCCACCTGAATCTGAGATTCCTAAAGAAGAGAAGGACAAGTACCAGGAGGAATTTCAGAACTTCCAGCAAGAGCTCgacaaaaagaaagaggagtttCAGAAAGAGCACCCAGACGTCCAAGGAGAGCCAA TTGAGGACCAGTACGAGAGCGTGAATGACAGGGAGATCCGGCAGGTGTTTGAAGGCCAGAACCGGATCCATCTGGAGATCAAACAGCTTCACCGGCAGCTCGCCATGATCCTGGACGAGCAGCGCAGATACGTCTCCGTTATCACCGATGAGGTCGCCAAAAAGGGGGCGAACGTCGAGTCGGGACAG GTTGATTCTTCCAATCCACAGTTGAGCACCGTCTTGTCTACCCAGCAGGAGGTTCTCAGAAACCTGAACGAGTTGAA AAGCTCCTTCCACGAGTCGCTGAAACAGATCGGCTCGGCCCAGCTCCAGGGGAACGCAGCTGGTATCGGAACATATGAGACCATTCAGCACTTCAATGAAATCAAGGAGCATCTGCACACGGTCAAAAGAGACGTGGATCACCTGGTGCAGCGCAGTGCTCAG AATCCTGCTGAGAAGATCGTAAAGTGCCCTGACCCGCCTCCTGTGCCTTCCTGCTTATCCACCATTCATTTTATAATCTTCATCGTCATCCAATCAGTCCTGTTCTTCTGCTACATCATGTACAA AACTCAACAAGAAGCTGCAGCAAAGAAATTCTTTTGA